DNA from Neosynechococcus sphagnicola sy1:
ATTGCCTTCATTCGCGGTCTGACGGGACGACCCCTGGGTAATTTCTATGTGGATTTAATTCGAGCGATTACCCGTGTGTTGCTGCCAATCAGCGTTATGGGTGCGATCGTTTTGATTGCAGCAGGCATCCCAGAAACGTTAGCTGGTCCAGTGGTGATTCCAACCTTGGAAGATCCAGCCATCAGTCAGGCGATCGCCCGTGGTCCCGTGGCTCACTTCGAGATCATCAAAGAGTTGGGTGAGAACGGCGGCGGCTTCTTTGCCATTAACTCTGCCCATCCCTTTGAGAACCCGAATGGCTTGGTCAATCTGATTCAGCTTGTGGCGATTCTGAGTATTCCCAGCTCGTTAATTTACACCTATGGCATCTTCGCCAATAACCTGAAGCAGGCGTGGCTGGTGTATTCCATTCCGTTCGCGATCCTGGTGGTGTTTATCGTCATCACAGCGATCGGCGAATATAACGGTAATCCAGCCGTGAATGCGCTGTTGGGGGTTAATCACGCACCTAATTTGGAAGGAAAAGAGGTGCGGTTTGGCTGGGCGCAATCCGCTCTCTATGCAGTCATTACGACGGCGAGTATGTGCGGTGCTGTTAACAGTTTCCACGACTCCTTTATGCCCAACGGTGGCTTCTCCACCCTGTCCAACATGTTTTTACAAATTGTTTTTGGTGGACAGGGAACCGGAACCGCCTACTTATTTGCCTACCTGCTGCTAGCGGTGTTTGTCACCGGGCTAATGGTCGGGCGCACGCCAGAGTTTCTGGGACGCAAAATTGAGAAACGGGAAGTGGTGCTGGCTAGCTTTTTGATTCTGCTCGTTCACCCGATCGCGATTCTGATTCCAGGGGCGATCGCCCTTGCCTTTCCGGATCAACTGTCGGGTATTAGCAATCCTGGGTTTCACGGTTTGTCTCAGGTGATTTATGAGTATGCCTCAGCGGCTGCCAATAATGGGTCTGGGTTTGAAGGGTTGGGCGATTCCCAACCGTCTCCCTTTGCGATCGCGGGTGGTGCCACCACCAGCACGACTGCCCTCTGGTGGAACCTGAGTACCTGCTTCAGCTTGTTAGCCGGACGTTATGTACCGATGGTATCTCTGTTATTGCTGGCAGATGGCATGGCTCGGAAGCAACCTGTACCCGCAACCACAGGTACATTGCGCACCGATACGGGCTTGTTCACCGGGGTCACCATTGGCGTGATTCTGATTTTGGGCGCATTGGAATTCTTTCCTATTTTGGCACTGGGTCCGATCGCGGAAGCGTTTCAAATTGCTAGAGGAATTGGGTAACTATGACATCCACAGACAATTCTCCTCGTCCTTATCGCGTACCATCGGGAACGCGAGACACACGCCGCCATACACCCAAGGTAGAAATGAAAGGGTTGTATCAGCGGGCGATTAAGGAATCGTTTGTTAAACTTGACCCTCGGATTCAGGTGAGAAACCCGGTCATGTTTGTGGTCTGGGTAGGCACCCTGGTGACCCTATTGCTCGCTATCGATCCGAATTTGTTTGGGACGCTGCAAGCGGATGTGAACAAGCAGCGGTTGCTGAACGGGTTAATAACCTTCATTCTGCTCTTCACGATCGTCTTTGCCAACTTTGCTGAAGCCGTTGCTGAAGGACGGGGTAAAGCACAGGCGGATGCACTCCGGGCAACGCGCAGCGACACGATCGCCAAGAAAATTTTGCCGACTGGTGCAGTTCAAGAGGTTAGCTCTACTGAGCTTCGCCGAGGCGATCAGGTCAAGGTGGTTGCGGGAGACATGATTCCGGCGGATGGAGAAATCATTGCGGGCATTGGCTCGGTCGATGAATCTGCCATCACTGGCGAGTCAGCTCCCGTACTCAAGCAACCTGGCACGGATATCATGAGTTCGGTTACAGGGGGCACGCGCCTGCTGTCCGATGAACTGACCTTGAGAATTACCGCCGATCCAGGACAGGGCTTTATCGATCGCATGATTGCCCTGGTCGAAGGGGCAGAACGCACTAAAACTCCCAACGAGATTGCCCTAACGGTACTGCTGGCAGTCTTGACGCTGGTATTTCTGATTGTGGTGGCAAACATTCCACCCATTACAGGTTATGTTGCGGGCTTCCTCAGTACCTCAACAGGTGAGCAAGCAGCAGCAGAGTTGCGCAACGGAGCCAGTGTTGCCATCATGATCTCGCTGCTGGTGGCGCTGATTCCCACTACGATCGGCGGCTTGTTGAGCGCGATCGGCATTGCCGGGATGGATCGCGTCGCTCAGTTTAACGTCATTGCCACCTCTGGACGTGCCGTAGAAGCCTGTGGCGATATCAACACCCTGGTTCTGGACAAAACGGGCACCATTACCCTTGGCAACCGGCTCGCTGCCGAATTCATTCCAGTGAATGGGCACAGTCTCCAAGATGTTGCTCAGGTTGCCTTGAATGCCAGTGTGTTTGATGAAACGCCAGAAGGTCGCTCGATCGTGGCATTGGCAACGCAATCGGGTGCAACCGTCAGTTTCGACCCGAAACTCGCTGAGGGTGTGGAGTTTTCTGCCAGAACGCGCATGAGCGGCACCGACTTTGAGGGCAAAGAAATCCGCAAG
Protein-coding regions in this window:
- the kdpA gene encoding potassium-transporting ATPase subunit KdpA, with translation MLQGWIQIALTLLILVAITPFFGRYMARVFQEQRTILDPILNPVEQFLYSVVGVRAKEDMTGWQYARAILYSNVVMGLLIFFIISSQGWLPLNPTGVAAPTWDTIVHTTISFITNTNQQHYSGETYMSYASQMWGLGYHMFTSAATGLAVGIAFIRGLTGRPLGNFYVDLIRAITRVLLPISVMGAIVLIAAGIPETLAGPVVIPTLEDPAISQAIARGPVAHFEIIKELGENGGGFFAINSAHPFENPNGLVNLIQLVAILSIPSSLIYTYGIFANNLKQAWLVYSIPFAILVVFIVITAIGEYNGNPAVNALLGVNHAPNLEGKEVRFGWAQSALYAVITTASMCGAVNSFHDSFMPNGGFSTLSNMFLQIVFGGQGTGTAYLFAYLLLAVFVTGLMVGRTPEFLGRKIEKREVVLASFLILLVHPIAILIPGAIALAFPDQLSGISNPGFHGLSQVIYEYASAAANNGSGFEGLGDSQPSPFAIAGGATTSTTALWWNLSTCFSLLAGRYVPMVSLLLLADGMARKQPVPATTGTLRTDTGLFTGVTIGVILILGALEFFPILALGPIAEAFQIARGIG
- the kdpB gene encoding potassium-transporting ATPase subunit KdpB; amino-acid sequence: MTSTDNSPRPYRVPSGTRDTRRHTPKVEMKGLYQRAIKESFVKLDPRIQVRNPVMFVVWVGTLVTLLLAIDPNLFGTLQADVNKQRLLNGLITFILLFTIVFANFAEAVAEGRGKAQADALRATRSDTIAKKILPTGAVQEVSSTELRRGDQVKVVAGDMIPADGEIIAGIGSVDESAITGESAPVLKQPGTDIMSSVTGGTRLLSDELTLRITADPGQGFIDRMIALVEGAERTKTPNEIALTVLLAVLTLVFLIVVANIPPITGYVAGFLSTSTGEQAAAELRNGASVAIMISLLVALIPTTIGGLLSAIGIAGMDRVAQFNVIATSGRAVEACGDINTLVLDKTGTITLGNRLAAEFIPVNGHSLQDVAQVALNASVFDETPEGRSIVALATQSGATVSFDPKLAEGVEFSARTRMSGTDFEGKEIRKGAVDAIKGFVRSRGGYVPNSLDEAYERVSKLGGTPLAVCQNDDIYGVIYLKDTVKPGLRERFDQLRRMGVRTIMLTGDNRITASVIAEEAGVDDFIAEATPEDKIEVIRSEQAQGKLVAMTGDGTNDAPALAQANVGLAMNSGTQAAKEAANMVDLDSDPTKLIDLVTIGKQLLITRGALTTFSVANDIAKYFAIIPTIFAAAGIGALNVMGLKSANSAIISALIYNALIILVLIPLALKGVQFRPLTADQLLRRNILIYGVGGVVAPFIAIKLIDVILPFS